A stretch of the Halomonas sp. CH40 genome encodes the following:
- a CDS encoding L-lactate permease yields the protein MNDTLLALLAFVPLVLAGVLLIGLRMAAKTAMPIVFVVTALIGLLAWDMTFSRVLASTLQGLILTISILWIIFGAILLLNTLKHSGGITAIRKGFSGISPDRRVQAIIVAWLFGCFIEGASGFGTPAAVAAPLLVALGFPALAAVVVGMMIQSTPVSFGAVGTPIVVGVTGGIDRDGITETLATGDVTWMEYFRLVVSEVAIVHGLVGVLMPLLMVIIMVRFFGANRSWKEGLSITPFALFAGVSFVVPYMLAGVFLGPEFPSMIGAMVGLAIVVPAARRGFLLPKDTWDFPDSKSWPDEWIGKLEIKMDDIAGKAPVSTFMGWVPYGLLAIILVASRVVDPFREALQSLSFGWSNILGEAGISGAIQPLYLPGGILLMVVILTALLHRMKLGELKDAFTDSSKTILGAGFVLIFTIPMVRILINSGVNGADLVSMPVAMAQLVADSFGGVYPFFAPAVGALGAFIAGSNTVSNLMLSDFQFNVANQLGLSTAFMVALQAVGAAAGNMIAIHNVVAASATVGLLGREGTTIRKTILPTIYYLVAAGVIGLIGFYVIGLSDPLMQVLGG from the coding sequence ATGAATGACACACTACTCGCATTACTTGCCTTCGTACCCTTGGTACTGGCAGGTGTGCTGTTGATCGGATTACGAATGGCGGCCAAAACGGCCATGCCGATTGTTTTTGTGGTCACAGCCCTGATCGGACTGCTTGCCTGGGATATGACATTCTCTCGAGTACTGGCGTCAACCTTGCAAGGGTTGATCCTGACAATCTCGATACTCTGGATTATTTTCGGGGCCATCCTGCTCCTCAACACGCTGAAGCACTCCGGGGGCATCACGGCGATCCGTAAAGGTTTTTCGGGTATCAGCCCTGACCGCCGGGTGCAGGCAATTATTGTCGCCTGGCTATTTGGTTGCTTCATTGAAGGGGCGTCCGGTTTCGGCACGCCAGCGGCGGTTGCCGCACCGCTGCTTGTAGCGCTAGGCTTCCCGGCACTGGCGGCCGTTGTGGTGGGCATGATGATCCAGTCCACGCCGGTTTCCTTCGGCGCCGTGGGCACGCCCATTGTCGTCGGCGTTACGGGAGGTATTGACCGTGACGGCATTACTGAAACGCTGGCAACGGGCGATGTTACCTGGATGGAATACTTCCGCCTGGTCGTCAGCGAAGTCGCCATTGTCCACGGGCTTGTCGGTGTACTGATGCCGCTTTTGATGGTGATCATCATGGTGCGCTTCTTCGGGGCCAACCGCTCCTGGAAGGAAGGCCTTTCGATTACGCCCTTTGCGCTGTTTGCCGGTGTTTCCTTTGTCGTTCCCTATATGCTGGCTGGGGTTTTCCTTGGCCCGGAATTCCCGTCAATGATTGGCGCCATGGTTGGCCTGGCGATTGTGGTGCCCGCTGCACGGCGCGGCTTCCTGCTGCCGAAAGACACCTGGGACTTCCCGGATTCCAAGTCCTGGCCTGATGAGTGGATTGGCAAGCTGGAAATCAAGATGGACGACATTGCCGGTAAGGCGCCTGTCTCCACCTTCATGGGCTGGGTTCCCTATGGGCTGCTGGCCATAATCCTGGTGGCATCACGGGTGGTTGATCCTTTCCGTGAAGCCCTTCAGTCACTCAGCTTCGGGTGGAGCAATATTCTCGGCGAAGCGGGTATCTCCGGCGCCATACAGCCGCTCTACCTTCCCGGTGGGATTCTGCTGATGGTGGTTATTTTGACTGCCCTCTTGCACCGTATGAAGCTTGGCGAGTTGAAGGATGCTTTTACTGACTCTTCCAAGACGATTCTGGGCGCCGGCTTTGTGTTGATTTTCACCATCCCGATGGTACGTATTCTGATCAACTCCGGCGTCAATGGTGCCGATCTTGTTTCCATGCCAGTGGCCATGGCGCAACTGGTGGCCGACAGCTTCGGCGGCGTCTATCCATTCTTTGCCCCCGCCGTGGGTGCACTGGGTGCCTTTATTGCAGGTTCCAACACCGTCTCCAACCTGATGCTTTCAGACTTCCAGTTCAACGTGGCCAATCAGCTGGGGCTCTCAACGGCCTTTATGGTGGCACTGCAAGCCGTGGGTGCCGCCGCTGGTAACATGATTGCCATTCATAACGTGGTGGCCGCATCGGCAACAGTCGGGCTACTCGGACGTGAGGGAACCACCATTCGCAAAACCATCCTGCCGACTATCTACTACCTTGTCGCTGCGGGTGTGATTGGATTGATTGGTTTCTATGTTATTGGCTTAAGCGATCCGCTTATGCAGGTATTGGGAGGATAA